In Myxococcales bacterium, the genomic window GAGATTTCCGGACTCTACTGGCACTTCGTGGATCTGGTCTGGATCTTCCTCTTTCCCGTATTGTATCTACTGTAGGAGTTCACCATGAGCGAGTCCGATGCCGAACATGTGAAGCAACACGTCAAGGTGTACCTGATGGTATTTGCTGCCCTGGGTGTTCTGACGGTCGTCACGGTCGCGATCTCCTATCTGGATCTACCGACGAGTTATGCGATCGCGGTCGCGATCGCCGTGGCCTCAGTGAAAGCGAGCCTGGTGGCGGCCTACTTCATGCATCTCGTCTCAGAGGAAAAGGTGATTTACTACCTCCTGGCCCTCTGTGCCGCCTTTTTCATCACCCTGATGCTCGTGCCCCTCGCGACGGAGACTGGAACCGGCCCGTTGTGGCCGCTGTAGCGTAGTTTTCTGTAGCTCGACTTACGGACGAAACCAATGTCTCTAAAAGCCTTCCACATATTCTTCATCGTCGTATCGACGTGGCTCTGTATTGGTTTCGGGGTCTGGGGGACTCGTGACTTCAGTCAAACCGGGAACTGGGTTCACTTGGGCCTCGGCGTGGGATCTTTTCTCGGGAGCGGTCTGCTCGTGTGGTACGGGAACTGGTTTCTGCGCAAGCTGAAGAACGAGAGCTACTTATGAGCCAGAACGGAACCGCGAAGATCGTATCGACGCTCCTGATTTGCTTCTTCGCAATCTCGAGCGCGCAATCCGCGATGGCCTGCTCGGTCTGCTACGGAGACCCGAACTCCCCGATGACCAAGGGGGTCCAGGCAGGGGTGCTGGTCCTGCTCGGGGTGGTGGGCACGGTCCTGCTGTTGCTCGCTTCGCTGCTGCTCTTTTGGATCCGGAGGTCAGCCGAGCTCGACGAAGCGGGCAGAAGTGTCGAACAAACGAGCGCAGCCTGGGCTTCAGAACCTCGTGTCAGCTCCTAGCCCGGCGCCGCGCCCACCGGTGTCCGAAGCGTGGTGATCCACAGAGAGGAGACACTCCTCATCGTAGAGTATGACCAACGATTTGCAGACACCCTGGCCCTGGAGTTTCAAGATCGCGGTTACCGCGTGGAGTGTCTCGACGGATTGGAAGCCGTCGAGCAGAAGTCCCACCTCAGCTATCGCTACGCCGTGATCGATCTCTGGCTACACCCCGAAAGCGGCCTCGACGTGATCAGCATATTCAAGGATCGCTCTCCATCGACCGTCATCGCAGCCCTCGACGGCTACCACAGCGGTGAAACTGCCCAAAGAGCCATTGAACTTGGAGCGACCGCCTGCCTGACCAAGCCCGTCGACATCGACCGCCTGGAGAGCGCCCTGCGAAGCGGTGATTCGCGCGCAATCCTTCCGCAACACAGAAACGGCTAATCCCCCGAGCTACTCGCCGTGCAGGCCGGGGGATTCCGACGCGTTCAAGAGGGATTCGTGGCCCTCTGTGGCACCTCGGACTCGGCGGGATCAATTGGAGCAGTCGCGGCTGGAACCTGCGCGACTACCTCGCCCGGTACCTCGGTGTGAGACCACACATAGAAGTACGTCATCGAAGCCGCGCCGAACAGGTTCGCGCACAAGACCCGGACGACTCCCAACCTCTCGATCACGCCGGGCACCAGCAGTGGCACCACGAGCAAGAAGCTCACTTCGACGATTACAAAGAGGGCCAGCAGCACCTCCACAGGATGCCGCGCGCGCAACTCGATGGCGTGAACCATCCAGGTAACGACATAACCCATCGCGAGCGACGAGATGAAGTGTAGTGGGATGATGTAGATGATTTCGCTCGTCATCTTGGGGTTGATCACGGAATCCGGTGAGGCGCCGAGGAACAGCACGTGGCCGATCAGCGCCGGCGTAAAGAAGGGATGGCCGTCCACGATATCGACCACGAAGAAGAACATGGCGACGGCTGTGCCGCCTACTGCGGCGGAGTAGAAAGTGTCGAAGATGAAATCGGCGGTAACGTGCTTGAACATCCCTCGGGTCTTTGAATGGTGGGTAATCACGAAGAAGGCCGTCAACGCACTGGCCGCCATCAGGTTCGCGACACCGACGCGGACGATGCCCAAACTCTCGATCACGCCGGGCAGGGCCAGTGGAGCTACCACGAAGAAGGTCGCCTCGATGGCCGCAAACAGCAGCAGGAGCATCAAAACGGGGCGTTTTGCGTGTAGCTCGAACTCGTGAACCAACAACGAAATTCCGGCGCCGAGGGCCGTGAAGACAGCAATGTGTAGGATGCTGAAGAGTGCGATGGCGTCGAAGCGGACCTTCACATCTTCTGCGTCGATTCCGAAGAAGAGCACACTTCCGAAGAGTGTCGGCGTGTAGAGGGGTCGACCGTCCATGGTGTCGAC contains:
- a CDS encoding cytochrome C oxidase subunit IV family protein — translated: MSESDAEHVKQHVKVYLMVFAALGVLTVVTVAISYLDLPTSYAIAVAIAVASVKASLVAAYFMHLVSEEKVIYYLLALCAAFFITLMLVPLATETGTGPLWPL
- a CDS encoding response regulator, with product MIHREETLLIVEYDQRFADTLALEFQDRGYRVECLDGLEAVEQKSHLSYRYAVIDLWLHPESGLDVISIFKDRSPSTVIAALDGYHSGETAQRAIELGATACLTKPVDIDRLESALRSGDSRAILPQHRNG